CGTCGACAACGGCTACGACGTAAATCATGGAGGTCGCGGAAACTCCTCGTGGGCGGGCAGGAGCTGGACTGAATGCTATGCGTGGGGACTCATGACACTGAGGCTGGATCCTGAGCCCGGTCAATTGGCCGCAGTCGAGCTAGTTGAAGTTTTGCATGGAAGAGAACAGGTGGGGGGAGGTATGTCTGTCTGCGGTGGTGACCGTTCTTTCAACCAGAAGATGGGGGTGACGGTTCATCAACATTCAAACCCatgtttttttgttttttgttttgtcGTGTCATCCTTGTTGCCCAGAGACGAAGGCGGATGCATTGGGAACACACAACTACCGAGCGAAGAAGGCGTGGGATGATGACTCTTCAATCCCCCACCGTGCCGCTGTTCGAGATACGGGGGGAAAGGACGCCCCCGAAATGGACCGAATTTTCGTCCCTAGAAGCTTTCTCCAATTCGCAAGTGctcgtcttctctctctctttctctctctcgcggAAGGTCTGGTTTTCTACGTCGTGGAGGTTTGCGCATTGGCTGGCTTCCGGAAGATTCCGGGGCCCACATGTACCTATCTTCTGGCGAGTTCGATGGCCATGTCGGCAGCCTGGCTACATTAAAGCATTAAAGTCAAGTATCTAGGAAGGACACCAAGTCTAGGGCCAAGCACGATGCAGTCAGTAGGCGTATGGCAGCGAAGACTGAAGAAGCGACCTCGATCGTCGATGCTAGAATGGCGCGCCAGTCTTACGAGCACCATTGATCAGGGGTGCTAACCACACGATGGGCACGGCAATATTGTAAGTGCATGCAAATAGCATTCCTAGCCAGCGAGGTTCAGTTGGACAATATACACGGGATTACCACCTCCCAGCACACCTTCTTTCCTCTCGTAATTCGGCTCTCATGAgctttctctcccctctctcctctctccatcAAACACACTTCCACTCCTTCGGTCCGTCGGGGGGCAAGCGGCAGGGTTTACAAGATCCCAAGAACGCGAAGGTTGAAAAGGCACTTTTCCCCAGTCGCTTCACAGGATAGGGTTTGTTTCGATCGGTTGTTTAAGACGGGGGGTGAACAATGCGGTGTTCGTAAAAAACTTTTTTCGATATGGGACCTGGGGGCAAATGCCCGCGTTTAGTGGTGaggctcctcctcgtcctcctcgatcaTGAGCCAGTCGTGCTTGACgggctcgccgttggcggcgacggcggaggcgtcctggccctcaacctcgacggccatgCTCTCGTACTCCTTCaggctggcggcgaggtcggtcTCCTCGGGGGACTTGGGAGCCTGGGGGATGGAGAAGGTCTGGACCTGGCCCTGAGCGTCAGAGTCCTTGACGGGGGTGGGCTTGTAggccttgagctccttgaggtAGAGCTCCTGAACGAAGTCGGCTGTTTCGGAGGCTTGAGTTAGTATATCTGGTGTTCGGAACAACATTCGGCGGTAGCGGCGACAGTATACGATGTTCAGCGGATAGGGTAGCAGGGGAGGCAGGCAACAGCGATGGGGTTTCGACATGGAAATGAGGCGAACGATGACCGGGCGTTGAATTGGCGATGGCAAGACAATGCTCAGACAATGAGTTTGTTGATGCGAAGTGTCGATGGTCGATGCTGTCACCCGAGGTCGAAGCGCAATTCTAGGCCAGCTTCGGAGCTTGACCTCCCTTGGCCGCACCGGCAATCCGAACAACCACcatccgccgcctccaccatcaccactttctcctcctccggaACAATTGTAAATCGACGATTGGGAGAATGAGAGAATGACGAACCTCTTCGCGAGACCGTGGGGGCGATGAATCCCCTCATCTGGACGGCGCTGGGCCTCGCCAGCCGAGAGACAGCCGAAGCGGCGCGCTATTTGCAGAGTCAGTTTTTTCCCCGTCTGCCTCGCTTCTCCGATCGACCGCCGCGTCGGCacaccgacggcggcgacagcatAAATTGCATCACGAAAAACAGTGAGGGAACGTACAGTGGCGCGGGACAATTGGACGAGCATCTTGATATGTGGACGGTGGCTGGCTCAattgggagggggggaggacacCGGGGGGGTTGCAGAGGGCGGAACGACGGGTGGTTGAGGGTTTTGTACGGGATGGGAGAGCAAGCAACAGTAAAAAGCTGGATTGAGCCGGTTCGGTTCTGGTTGGACGCCAATGATCCAACCGCTGCGGGTTTTTGTTTGTGCCTCAGGCGTAAGGCCACAGtcagctcgaggccgaacTGCAGGG
The DNA window shown above is from Colletotrichum destructivum chromosome 2, complete sequence and carries:
- a CDS encoding Putative ATP synthase, F0 complex, subunit H, producing the protein MLVQLSRATRAASAVSRLARPSAVQMRGFIAPTVSRRADFVQELYLKELKAYKPTPVKDSDAQGQVQTFSIPQAPKSPEETDLAASLKEYESMAVEVEGQDASAVAANGEPVKHDWLMIEEDEEEPHH